One genomic segment of Hydra vulgaris chromosome 14, alternate assembly HydraT2T_AEP includes these proteins:
- the LOC136090902 gene encoding uncharacterized protein LOC136090902 codes for MNYGLSTRSTRLLAYEFALKNNKICPSSWIKNKIAGIDWLQDFMKRQPELSLRTPEATSFARSTAFNKHTVREFFQNLKTVRNRYKYNPNCIYNVDETGLTTVQKLVKVLAGRGSKQVGRITSAERGTLVTACCASNAIGNSIPPLFIFPSVKFHDYMIKEGPPGCVGFANPSGWMNSEIFIEWIKHFVKYSNCSQESPVLLLLDSHESHISVKGLELAIQHGITMISFPPHCSHKLQPLDRTVFGPLKRFYNSACDNWMVSNPRPMTIYDIVSIVREPYTKAFSPSNIQTGFRVAGIEPFNSEIFKDDEYLPSSVTDRVAPDTVTITPVNNMESEMIPAHVNHIESEITIVNIETSILNKVSTSVASIISPEVLKPYPKASARKKMLKVGS; via the coding sequence ATGAACTATGGCCTTTCAACTAGGTCAACGCGATTATTGGCATAtgaatttgctttaaaaaacaataagataTGCCCATCATCAtggatcaaaaataaaattgcaggCATTGATTGGTTGCAAGATTTTATGAAAAGACAACCAGAGTTGTCTCTACGAACACCTGAAGCAACGAGCTTCGCTCGATCAACAGCTTTTAACAAACACACTGTAAGagagttttttcaaaatcttaaaACGGTAAGAAATCGATATAAATATAATCCTAACtgtatatataatgttgatgaaactggTTTAACAACCGTTCAAAAGCTGGTAAAGGTTTTAGCTGGTAGAGGAAGCAAACAAGTTGGAAGAATCACATCTGCAGAACGAGGAACATTGGTAACTGCATGTTGTGCCTCTAATGCTATTGGAAATTCCATTCctccattatttatttttcctagCGTAAAGTTTCATGATTACATGATTAAGGAAGGACCTCCTGGATGTGTAGGATTTGCAAATCCTTCTGGTTGGATGAACTCAGAAATTTTCATAGAATGgattaaacattttgttaaatattcaaACTGTTCTCAGGAATCTCCAGTTTTGTTACTTCTCGACAGTCATGAAAGTCATATTTCTGTTAAAGGCTTGGAGCTTGCAATTCAACACGGAATTACAATGATAAGTTTTCCTCCCCATTGCAGCCATAAATTGCAGCCATTAGATAGAACTGTTTTTGGACCattgaaaaggttttacaaTTCTGCATGTGATAATTGGATGGTTTCAAACCCAAGACCAATGACCATTTATGATATTGTTTCAATAGTTCGAGAACCGTATACAAAAGCTTTCTCACCATCTAATATACAGACAGGATTTAGAGTAGCTGGCATTGAGCCATTCAATTCTGAAATTTTCAAAGATGACGAATATTTACCATCATCAGTTACAGATAGAGTTGCTCCAGATACAGTTACTATCACTCCTGTCAACAACATGGAATCTGAAATGATACCAGCACATGTTAATCACATAGAGTCTGAAATAACTATAGTAAATATTGaaacaagtattttaaacaaagtgtCAACAAGTGTTGCTTCTATAATCTCACCTGAGGTTTTAAAACCTTACCCAAAAGCATCTGccagaaaaaaaatgttaaaagtaggCAGTTAA